From a region of the Podospora pseudopauciseta strain CBS 411.78 chromosome 7 map unlocalized CBS411.78m_7, whole genome shotgun sequence genome:
- a CDS encoding uncharacterized protein (COG:I; EggNog:ENOG503NX21), whose product MPSDVIELESRQGKHRYASSGPLSAVISMLASLRVNKIWRLLSPWPRTHGQSDKLRPTAYLDGLRGFAAFLVYIHHHQLWAHVPDQRLFFESSFCYDGYCYFVALPFVRIFFHGGHFAVATFFVISGYVLSMKPMSLIQSGDQAKLADNLGSALFRRWLRLYIPLITTTFIYMVFTYVFNIWVLPLKRASSLGAEIWGWYCEVKNFTFIFHTRAEILSYNFHLWSIPVEMKGSIVVYTAALAFARCTRNARLWLQIGLMGYFMFIVDGWYCALFVAGMFISDVEQLASKNELPAFFERLRPYKMIIMYHCFFIAMWLGGIPAHSADVKELRKNPGWYYLSFLKSQSIYDVKWFFLFFAAVMLVAAIPHIGWVKRFFETRFCQHMGRISFAFYLVHGPVIWTVGDRLYAAVGWWEEHRVKNLPQWVNIWELPKTGPMGMELSFLAPHIILLPLTLWLAEIVTRMFDEPSVRFPQWLYKSTTTATKPTKLPE is encoded by the coding sequence ATGCCCAGCGACGTGATTGAGCTGGAGTCCAGACAGGGGAAGCATCGGTACGCCTCATCAGGCCCACTCTCGGCCGTGATATCGATGCTGGCTTCCCTACGGGTCAACAAGATATGGCGACTTCTCAGCCCATGGCCGAGGACACATGGGCAATCAGACAAACTACGACCGACGGCATATCTCGATGGCCTTAGGGGCTTTGCCGCTTTTCTTGTTTacattcaccaccaccaactctgGGCTCACGTGCCCGATCAGAGGCTGTTCTTCGAGTCCTCGTTTTGCTACGATGGCTACTGCTACTTCGTAGCCTTGCCCTTCGTCCGCATCTTTTTCCACGGCGGCCACTTTGCCGTGGCTACCTTCTTCGTCATCTCGGGATATGTCCTCTCGATGAAGCCCATGAGCTTGATCCAATCAGGCGACCAGGCAAAGCTTGCTGACAATTTGGGATCCGCGTTGTTTCGGCGATGGCTGCGGCTCTACATCCCATTAATCACCACAACGTTTATTTACATGGTTTTCACCTACGTCTTCAACATCTGGGTTTTACCTCTGAAGAGGGCGTCCTCGTTGGGCGCGGAGATCTGGGGGTGGTACTGTGAGGTCAAAAACTTCACCTTCATCTTCCACACCAGAGCCGAGATCTTGTCTTACAACTTCCACCTCTGGTCCATCCCTGTCGAGATGAAAGGGTCCATCGTCGTGTACACGGCGGCGCTTGCCTTTGCGAGGTGCACACGAAACGCGCGGCTGTGGCTGCAAATCGGGCTGATGGGGTACTTCATGTTCATCGTGGATGGGTGGTACTGTGCCCTTTTTGTTGCGGGCATGTTCATCAGCGACGTCGAACAACTCGCCAGCAAGAACGAGCTCCCGGCCTTTTTTGAGCGACTCCGACCGTACAAGATGATCATCATGTACCACTGCTTCTTCATCGCCATGTGGCTTGGGGGCATCCCGGCTCACAGCGCGGATGTGAAGGAGTTGAGAAAGAACCCGGGGTGGTACTACTTGTCATTCCTCAAGTCGCAGTCCATCTACGACGTCAAGTGgtttttcctcttctttgcAGCCGTCATGCTGGTGGCTGCCATCCCACACATCGGATGGGTCAAGCGTTTCTTTGAGACACGGTTCTGTCAGCACATGGGGAGGATATCGTTTGCTTTCTATCTCGTCCACGGCCCGGTGATCTGGACGGTGGGAGATCGGCTCTACGCGGcagttgggtggtgggaggagcaCCGAGTGAAGAACCTTCCTCAGTGGGTCAACATCTGGGAGCTTCCCAAGACGGGACCCATGGGCATGGAGCTGAGCTTTCTGGCGCCACACATCATCCTCTTACCGCTGACATTATGGCTCGCCGAGATTGTCACAAGGATGTTTGACGAACCCAGCGTCAGGTTCCCGCAGTGGCTGTACAAGTCTACTACGACGGCAACCAAACCAACAAAGTTACCGGAGTAA
- a CDS encoding uncharacterized protein (COG:I; CAZy:GT32; EggNog:ENOG503NYUS), which produces MKWRPARLSSPLSPLLPTTPLASPTLSVPSKLRNRIPSQMRRTFPAYILIVTLLILLFKAEVFPSQPAPVGSSSSAITRRSHLQKPLGSGSSSHHQSPQQAGDFPKKIWQTWKVDPYNFAKRDKNTARTWTSKNPGYRYEVLTDHNDLLYVESKYGSGPGGLDRPDIVEFYKTVTAQIIKADLLRYMIMYADGGVYADIDVEALKPAERFIPTRYNVTDIDMVIGVEIDQPEFKKHEILGGKCMSFCQWTFMCRPGLPVMLKLIENIMSWLEELAKQQNVSSVGEVELAFDEVISGTGPSAFTGAILEDMNSKRKGKGGQKITWDNTFHNLDESKLVERVLVLDVEKFAAGQGHSNSGNHDARGALVKHHYHASNWPSKHPRFKHPAYGEVERCNWDAECVRKWDEDVAQWDGLSEKQKKKILDRKQKEYELEMERLKKEKEQAEALERLGRAERERKKREEEERLRKKERMEEVYRKAVEEDKKKKNQQILLEAAGLGHKESTPPGPGFVAPAPLPGPGVFPPAL; this is translated from the coding sequence ATGAAGTGGAGGCCAGCCAGGTTGAGCTCGCCGCTCTCACCACTcctgccaacaacccccttgGCCTCTCCGACTCTGAGCGTTCCCTCCAAACTCCGAAACCGGATTCCCTcgcagatgaggaggacctTCCCGGCCtacatcctcatcgtcacccttctcatcctcctcttcaaagCCGAAGTCTTTCCCTCCCAGCCAGCACCAgtcggctcctcctcctccgccatcacGAGGAGAAGCCACCTTCAGAAACCCCTCGGGAGCGGCAGctcctctcaccaccagTCACCGCAACAAGCCGGCGACTTCCCCAAGAAGATCTGGCAAACCTGGAAGGTCGACCCGTACAACTTTGCCAAGCGGGACAAGAACACGGCCCGGACGTGGACGAGCAAGAACCCGGGGTACCGCTACGAGGTGCTCACCGACCACAACGACCTCCTCTATGTCGAGTCCAAGTACGGGTCCGGGCCCGGCGGTCTCGACCGTCCAGACATTGTCGAGTTTTACAAGACGGTCACGGCGCAGATCATCAAGGCGGACTTGCTGAGGTATATGATTATGTATGCCGACGGGGGGGTTTATGCGGATATTGATGTCGAGGCGCTGAAGCCGGCCGAGCGGTTTATTCCCACGAGGTATAATGTCACCGATATCGACATGGTGATTGGGGTGGAGATTGACCAGCCCGAGTTCAAAAAGCATGAGATTCTGGGGGGGAAGTGCATGTCGTTTTGTCAGTGGACGTTTATGTGCAGGCCTGGGTTGCCGGTGATGCTGAAGCTGATTGAGAACATCATGAGCtggttggaggagctggctaAGCAGCAGAATGTGAGTAgtgttggggaggtggagttGGCGTTTGATGAGGTGATTAGCGGGACGGGACCGTCGGCGTTCACGGGGGCGATTTTGGAGGATATGAATTccaagaggaaggggaagggcggGCAGAAGATTACGTGGGACAATACTTTCCATAATTTGGACGAGTCGaagctggtggagagggtgttggtgCTGGATGTGGAAAAGTTTGCAGCTGGTCAGGGGCATTCGAACAGTGGGAATCATGACGCGAGGGGGGCGCTGGTGAAGCATCATTATCATGCGAGCAACTGGCCGAGCAAGCACCCTAGGTTCAAGCACCCGGCgtatggggaggtggagaggtgtAATTGGGACGCCGAGTGTGTGAGGAAGTGGGATGAGGATGTCGCCCAGTGGGATGGCCTCTcggagaagcagaagaagaagattttGGACCGGAAGCAGAAGGAGTatgagctggagatggagaggttgaaaaaggaaaaggaacagGCCGAGGCGTTAGAGAGGCTGGGAcgggcggagagggagaggaagaagcgtgaggaggaggagaggctcaggaagaaggagaggatggaggaggtttatcggaaggcggtggaggaagacaagaagaagaagaatcaACAGATCTTGCTGGAGGCTGCTGGACTAGGACATAAGGAGTCGACGCCGCCTGGGCCTGGGTTTGTTGCTCCGGCTCCATTACCTGGACCTGGTGTGTTTCCGCCTGCATTATGA
- a CDS encoding uncharacterized protein (COG:S; EggNog:ENOG503P1HJ), translating into MNSRNVYHTYDPAVDGDETDGFVTAYREWEESAHRHNAISQDFAKQFQTLWQKCHELETECLEQKKTVKLWQQEGRKMERELNYYKSAAENAGFAFVIIDGDGAVFDEELIALGEEGGKKAAHELHKHLREYMQEECELHNLDNIFVHVVLNAQGLSSALVQSGTLPTGDYAAVTKFGRGFCRAQPLFSFTDVGGGKEQADHKVRKLFEMMEKNIQCKFLALAGCHDNGYATFLESYRNNPKIRLLETTPAAADFRNCHFDRFSIPTVFRSEAVPSKPGSSRPVTNKLATVTTQAMMNSPSPKPPSPALTTAFRPKPAEATSNGGNSYAAIGKAAPSQTFSIVPSKKKITQQAFILFNRDDERVDAPLPKADPLVVKRMEEQAKAIGANFCNRYHLSPNGTGCKAGDNCSYYHSETKLSKQEILALKHKTRKIVCNNGSICDDFSCNLGHHCQSPVGCYFGSECRFSKFHGMDITPTLKVYEDGTREVISN; encoded by the exons ATGAACAGCCGCAACGTCTATCACACCTATGATCCGGCGGTCGACGGGGATGAGACAGATGGCTTTGTTACTGCCTACCGAGAGTGGGAGGAGTCCGCTCATCGCCATAACGCTATAAGTCAGGACTTCGCCAAACAGTTCCAGACCCTGTGGCAAAAGTGCCACGAGCTCGAAACAGAATGCCtggagcaaaagaaaacagtCAAGCTCTGGCAGCAGGAGGGTCGGAAGATGGAGCGTGAACTCAACTATTACAAGTCTGCTGCT GAAAATGCTGGCTTTGCCTTTGTTATtattgatggtgatggcgccGTCTTTGACGAAGAGTTAATTGCCcttggcgaggaaggcggtAAAAAGGCTGCCCATGAGCTACACAAGCACCTTAGGGAATATATGCAAGAGGAATGCGAACTGCACAACCTTGACAATATATTTGTTCACGTCGTCCTTAACGCCCAAGGCCTTTCCAGCGCTCTCGTTCAGTCAGGAACCCTGCCAACCGGCGACTACGCCGCCGTGACCAAGTTTGGCCGTGGCTTCTGTCGCGCCCagcccctcttctccttcactgATGTTGGCGGTGGCAAGGAGCAGGCCGACCACAAAGTTCGCAAGCTATTCGAAATGATGGAGAAGAACATCCAATGCAAGTTCCTTGCTCTGGCCGGCTGCCACGATAACGGATACGCTACCTTCTTGGAGTCGTACCGCAATAATCCCAAGATTCGCCTTCTCGAGACCACCCCGGCCGCGGCTGACTTTCGGAACTGTCACTTTGATCGTTTCTCTATTCCAACTGTCTTCCGCTCCGAAGCTGTCCCCAGCAAGCCCGGCTCATCCAGGCCTGTCACCAACAAGCTGGCTACCGTCACCACTCAGGCTATGATGAATTCTCCCAGTCCTaagcctccttctcccgccTTGACGACCGCCTTCAGGCCCAAGCCTGCCGAGGCCACTAGCAATGGAGGCAACAGTTATGCGGCTATTGGCAAGGCTGCTCCTAGTCAGACGTTCAGCATTGTGCCCAGCAAGAAGAAAATTACTCAACAGGCTTTTATACTGTTTAATAGGGATGACGAGCGTGTCGATGCCCCTCTTCCCAAGGCCGACCCCCTGGTCGTTAAGAGAATGGAGGAGCAAGCCAAGGCAATCGGGGCCAACTTTTGTAACAGATACCACCTCTCGCCGAATGGCACGGGTTGTAAAGCTGGCGACAACTGCAGTTACTACCACTCCGAGACCAAGCTCAGCAAGCAGGAGATATTGGCCCTGAAGCACAAGACCAGGAAAATTGTCTGTAATAACGGTAGCATTTGCGACGACTTTTCTTGCAACTTAGGGCACCATTGCCAAAGTCCGGTCGGTTGTTACTTTGGCTCCGAGTGCCGATTCTCCAAATTTCACGGCATGGACATT ACTCCGACCCTTAAGGTCTATGAGGACGGCACAAGAGAGGTCATCTCTAACTAA
- a CDS encoding uncharacterized protein (COG:S; EggNog:ENOG503PHI5) produces MSADPTGPPDNPVDDEFDHFVKCQNLADKDSIQGKTHEQTCYADIKKRQRTSLRHHWHYCMLPCLKGTKWGTTGKGQIFNLPNVKAAKEYVKHPVLGRRLGYMAGLLVRGLSKHKNNPDVSKIIGRNTRGDWQDNPGIHVGRFWACATLFNHVLNEKRVEAPGHARTAFQIILGKYLGNAKDRNTERLLLNDPANHIDTEDEDDLEDPSFNMTINDDSDDHYGFRSDDDDNNNDDDVGAEPGVSVVGGGAENDAEPGGNVGGGTDAGEAEEEEDISLELTQVDGAGDSPGGGPTSAKRPRRGRDKSGRGQKRRRGS; encoded by the coding sequence ATGTCCGCAGATCCAACCGGCCCCCCCGACAACCCCGTCGATGATGAGTTCGACCACTTCGTCAAATGCCAAAACCTCGCCGACAAGGACTCCATCCAAGGAAAAACCCACGAGCAAACCTGCTACGCCGACATCAAAAAAAGGCAAAGAACCAGCCTTCGGCACCACTGGCACTACTGCATGCTCCCCTGCCTAAAGGGCACCAAATGGGGCACCACAGGCAAGGGCCAAatcttcaacctcccaaaCGTCAAAGCCGCAAAGGAATACGTCAAACACCCCGTCCTCGGCAGGCGCCTGGGCTACATGGCCGGATTGCTCGTAAGGGGCTTGTCAAAacacaaaaacaaccccgaCGTGAGCAAGATAATCGGGAGGAACACCAGAGGGGACTGGCAGGACAACCCGGGCATACACGTCGGCCGGTTCTGGGCCTGCGCGACGCTCTTCAACCACGTGCTGAatgagaagagggtggaggcGCCGGGCCACGCAAGGACGGCCTTTCAGATAATCTTGGGGAAGTACTTGGGAAACGCAAAGGACAGAAATACGgagaggctgctgctgaacgATCCTGCAAACCACATCGACacagaggatgaggatgaccTTGAGGATCCCTCCTTCAACATGACCATCAATGACGACTCTGATGATCACTACGGCTTTCGATCGGACGACGATGATAATAacaatgatgatgatgttggtgcCGAGCCGGGCGTTTCtgtggttggcggtggtgcggAGAACGACGCGGAACCGGGCGGCAATGTCGGTGGAGGGACAGATGCTGGggaagcggaggaggaagaagacatcAGTCTCGAACTGACCCAGGTCGACGGTGCGGGGGACTCGCCAGGTGGCGGACCTACGTCGGCGAAgcggccaagaaggggaagggacAAGTCTGGGAGGGGtcagaaaaggaggagagggagctaG
- a CDS encoding uncharacterized protein (EggNog:ENOG503NUGF; COG:Q): MEDATSLPASTHRHQTPCVPPSSRAPCSSLAPSKPTPEPKRTPAVPSTPPSSLTPASQQAKRSRSPTTSLHLPAPPKSPRTKPRSQSAILLLTDVFGLNLLQNKLLADSFARAGYLTLVPDLFAGSPAPSDINDPASANFSIPAFLAAHQPPVTDPIIASAISHLRGSLNISSIAAAGYCFGGRYALRVVNPSPGGADVAFAAHPSLLTDEEISGVEKPVSVAAADRDELLTAARRAEVEGLLLGAGGRYQVGVYGGTPHGFAVRANYSVESERFGKEGAFLQAVGWFDEFLVGRG, encoded by the exons ATGGAAGACGCAACTTCCCTTCCGGCCTCAACCCATCGACATCAAACACCATGCgttcctccatcatcacgaGCGCCCTGCTCCTCTTTGGCGCCGTCCAAGCCGACCCCGGAGCCAAAAAGAACACCGGCGGTCCCATCGACGCCTCCATCCTCGCTCACACCGGCGAGCCAGCAGGCAAAGAGATCAAGATCGCCAACAACC AGTCTACAtctccccgccccccccaaatccccccGCACCAAACCCCGGTCCCAatccgccatcctcctcctcaccgacGTCTTcggcctcaacctcctccaaaacaaGCTGCTAGCCGACTCCTTCGCCCGGGCAGGCTACCTCACCCTCGTCCCAGACCTTTTTGCTGGCTCCCCCGCCCCGTCGGACATCAACGACCCCGCCTCCGCCAACTTTTCCATCCCGGCGTTTTTAGcagctcaccaaccccccgtcACAGACCCTATCATCGCCTCCGCCATCTCCCACCTCCGCGGCAGCCTCAACATCTCGAGTATCGCCGCGGCGGGCTACTGCTTTGGGGGGCGGTACGCACTCCGGGTTGTCAACCCTTCCCCGGGGGGGGCAGATGTAGCCTTTGCCGCGCACCCGAGTCTGCTGACTGATGAGGAGATCAGCGGGGTGGAAAAGCCGGTCAGTGTCGCGGCGGCGGATAGGGATGAGCTGCTTActgcggcgaggagggcggaggtggaggggttgcttCTGGGGGCCGGGGGGAGGTATCAGGTTGGTGTTTATGGGGGGACGCCGCATGGGTTTGCGGTGAGGGCGAACTATAGTGTGGAGAGTGAGAGgtttgggaaggagggggcGTTTTTGCAGGCGGTGGGGTGGTTTGATGAGTttttggtggggagggggtga
- the AKR1 gene encoding palmitoyltransferase akr1 (COG:S; EggNog:ENOG503NVTK): MAQRPEASATPSANGAPAQPPSKSDTATPKLNNEVELGNLPGDGEPAQSDIMQMARTGDIAGMEKLFETGDYDATYTDGEGITPLHWAAINNQYAMCKFLIGRGAEINRKGGESVATPLQWAAQRCHYYTVHLLLQHGADPLISDAQGYNTLHISTFNGNLLLIVLLLHQGIPVDVEDAYGHTGLMWSAYKGYPACVDVFLRWGASVHAKDEQGFTALHWALVKGSAGCVQKLLEYGADRFAKTTTGKTPSITAKELNTAGAWHKALQECGYDEDANAIIPSWPGSSYLLQDRRGFTTKFFFLWPFVLVWATLHIFAGMPVYAGIPIGLIVAYSIQWVGQQVIAYAPPDMRSFEKTPWMTGIFAASLFWVGLNWLFTVFPTTAFGEDGTYLLNFLFAVTLGLTGFFYVRSMVDDPGFVPKMNGIAEQRAVIDELISQWKYDEAHFCVTCMIRTPLRSKHCRRCQRCVAKHDHHCPWVYNCVGINNHRHFFMYLINLTLAIIIYDFLTYRYFNIVSPDASEECNLLAPSICKVVNADAYTMLTAIWASLQLVWVSMLLSVQLIQLARAMTTYENMFGVHHTSATSLASAFTSTGAPLDPTQQPPSGSAAGAGGHGHKHGHRHGGILKTMSRLLGVDIFMRTARGKGAATNPANKRKSRNPYNRGCVTNCKDFWCDPAPLFGKRETGAAMLGGQPVNYTEMYESPAVMDALRGRAGRSGGYEAVAGDEV; the protein is encoded by the exons ATGGCGCAACGTCCCGAAGCATCAGCGACCCCTTCGGCGAACGGCGCGCCCGCCCAACCTCCATCCAAGTCGGACACAGCCACCCCAAAGCTCAACAATGAGGTCGAGTTGGGCAACCTCCCCGGCGACGGGGAGCCAGCCCAGAGTGACATTATGCAGATGGCAAGGACGGGTGACATTGCCGGCATGGAGAAGCTGTTCGAGACGGGCGACTACGATGCGACTTACACCGACGGCGAGGGGATAACCCCATTACAT TGGGctgccatcaacaaccagtATGCCATGTGCAAGTTCCTGATCGGCCGCGGCGCCGAGATCAACCGAAAAGGAGGCGAGAGTGTGGCCACACCATTACAATGGGCTGCTCAGCGGTGTCATTACTACACCGTCCACCTACTGCTCCAACACGGCGCCGACCCCTTGATCTCCGATGCTCAGGGATACAACACATTACACATCAGCACCTTTAACGGGAACCTTCTTCTGATTGTCCTGTTATTACACCAGGGCATACCGGTGGATGTGGAAGATGCCTACGGCCACACCGGTCTTATGTGGTCTGCCTACAAGGGCTATCCAGCTTGCGTCGACGTCTTTCTACGATGGGGCGCCAGCGTTCACGCCAAGGACGAGCAAGGCTTTACGGCTCTGCACTGGGCACTCGTAAAGGGAAGCGCTGGGTGTGTTCAGAAGCTCCTCGAGTACGGCGCCGATCGGTTCGCCAAGACCACGACGGGCAAGACACCTTCCATCACAGCTAAGGAGCTGAACACGGCAGGCGCATGGCACAAGGCCCTCCAAGAGTGCGGCTACGATGAGGACGCCAATGCGATAATACCGAGCTGGCCGGGATCGAGCTACCTTTTGCAGGATAGGAGGGGGTTCACGACCAAGTTCTTCTTCCTGTGGCCCTTCGTCCTGGTCTGGGCGACTTTGCACATCTTTGCTGGGATGCCGGTCTACGCGGGCATTCCTATCGGGCTTATTGTGGCTTATTCGATCCAGTGGGTTGGCCAACAGGTTATCGCCTATGCGCCACCTGATATGAGGTCGTTTGAGAAGACG CCCTGGATGACCGGTATTTTTGCCGCTTCGCTCTTCTGGGTAGGGCTCAACTGGCTGTTTACTGTCTTTCCCACCACTGCATTTGGCGAAGATGGGACCTACCTGCTCAACTTCCTTTTCGCCGTGACCCTTGGCTTGACTGGGTTTTTCTACGTCAGGTCCATGGTCGACGATCCCGGATTCGTACCCAAGATGAACGGTATTGCGGAGCAGAGAGCGGTCATTGATGAGCTGATCAGCCAGTGGAAGTACGACGAGGCCCATTTCTGTGTTACTTGCATGATTCGGACTCCGTTGCGCAGCAAGCACTGCCGTAGGTGCCAGCGCTGTGTTGCCAAACACGACCATCACTGCCCGTGGGTCTACAACTGCGTcggcatcaacaaccaccgccACTTCTTCATGTACCTCATCAACCTGACCCTCGCCATTATCATCTACGACTTTCTCACCTACCGTTACTTCAACATTGTGTCACCCGATGCCTCGGAAGAATGCAACCTTCTCGCCCCTTCCATCTGCAAGGTCGTCAACGCCGACGCTTACACGATGCTGACGGCCATCTGGGCATCGCTCCAGCTTGTCTGGGTGTCCATGCTTCTGTCTGTCCAGCTGATTCAGCTCGCCCGCGCCATGACGACCTACGAGAACATGTTTGGCGTCCACCACACTTCTGCCACCTCGTTGGCATCCGCTTTCACCTCGACTGGCGCCCCACTGGATCCGACACAGCAACCTCCCTCCGGATCCGCCGCCGGCGCAGGTGGTCACGGCCACAAGCATGGCCACAGACATGGTGGCATCCTCAAGACAATGAGCCGACTCCTCGGAGTTGACATTTTTATGCGAACAGCCCGCGGCAAGGGAGCTGCTaccaacccagccaacaAGCGAAAGAGCAGAAACCCTTACAACCGCGGCTGCGTCACCAACTGCAAGGACTTTTGGTGTGACCCTGCGCCGTTGTTCGGCAAGAGGGAGACGGGCGCCGCGATGCTCGGTGGACAACCGGTGAACTACACGGAGATGTATGAGAGTCCGGCTGTGATGGATGCACTGAGAGGGAGGGCTGGCAGATCAGGCGGTTATGAAGCCGTTGCTGGGGATGAAGTATGA
- a CDS encoding uncharacterized protein (COG:U; EggNog:ENOG503NYWI) encodes MSLQQTLKDLLEASLTPSPTVILFGLAFCLLAPILLHFLYSTATPYTTLPSVLLLGPPGAGKTALTTLFERGPLDLPLAKTHTSQVPSSIELSINSDDPSSASYKTNLDEAGATAKKFLLVDTPGHPKLRASSLARLNSAEPTIKSSLVSDGGAKSKIKAVVFMVDAAALADGDALPSTAEYLYDVLLTLQKRFHSRNGSRAPASMPVLVAANKLDLFTALPAALVKSNLEAELGRIRAARSKGLLDSGVGQDDLAAGEEGDWLGGDGSEKFSFAQMMEFDVDVDVIGGNVTGDGPGAEKWWKWIGERV; translated from the coding sequence ATGTCCCTCCAACAAACCCTCAAAGACCTCCTCGAGGCgtccctcaccccctccccaaccgtcatcctcttcggcctcgccttctgcctcctcgcccccatcctcctccacttcctcTACTCAACCGCAACCCcctacaccaccctcccctccgtcctcctcctcggccccccAGGAGCAGGCAAAACAGCCCTAACCACCCTCTTCGAGCGCGGCCCCCTCGACCTCCCCCTCGCAAAAACCCACACCTCCCAagtcccctcctccatcgaACTCTCCATCAACTCCGACGACCCCTCCAGCGCATCCTACAAAACCAACCTCGACGAAGCAGGCGCAACAGCCAAAAAATTCCTCTTGGTCGACACCCCCGGCCACCCCAAACTCcgcgcctcctccctcgctcGTTTGAACTCTGCCGAACCAACAATCAAGTCCTCCCTCGTCAGCGACGGCGGCGCAAAGTCCAAGATCAAGGCCGTCGTCTTCATGGTTGACGCCGCTGCGCTCGCAGATGGTGACGCTCTCCCGTCAACCGCGGAATACCTCTACGACGTGCTCCTCACTCTACAGAAGCGCTTCCACAGCCGGAATGGTAGTCGCGCGCCGGCGTCCATGCCTGTCTTGGTGGCGGCGAACAAGCTTGACTTGTTCACCGCTCTGCCCGCGGCGCTGGTAAAGTCCAACTTGGAGGCGGAGCTGGGGAGGATCcgggcggcgaggagcaaggggttgttggattCGGGTGTAGGGCAGGATGATCtcgctgctggggaggaaggggactGGCTTGGGGGGGACGGGAGCGAAAAGTTCTCGTTTGCGCAGATGATGGAGTTTGACGTGGATGTGGATGTTATTGGAGGGAATGTCACTGGAGATGGGCCGGGGGCCGAGAAGTGGTGGAAGTGGATTGGGGAGAGGGTATGA